A genome region from Streptomyces xanthophaeus includes the following:
- a CDS encoding peptide ABC transporter substrate-binding protein — protein sequence MRGATHATWAACAVAVALAATACGGGSDSGGGGEAGIVSSSWGDPQNPLEPANTNEVQGGKVLDMLFRGLKRYDPKTGEALDMVAEKIETTDSQNFTITLKDGWKFSNDEPVTAQSFVDAWNYGADVRNKQNNSPFFSDIVGYADVHPASGEPKAKTMSGLVVKDAKTFTVALKNKFSTWPETLGYQAFSPLPKAFFTDHAAWLDKPIGNGPYTVDSYTKGTGMKLRKWDTYPGPDKAQNGGVDLKVYTDNNTAYTDLISGNLDLVDDIPAQQLKNVKNDLGDRYINQPALIIQTLTFPLYDPQWSKEGMENVRIGISRAINRDEITKQIFRETRTPAKDWTSPALGEKGGFSSTVCGDACVYDPAAAKKLITDAGGLPGGKVTLTSNVDTGSHRDWMDAVCNSINNALGEGPVCTVNPIGTFADFRNQQSSFKLTGPFRSGWQADYPLIQNFLQPLYYTGASSNYGKFSNADFDKLVDEANQESDQAKAVAKFQDSEKILAAQMPAIPLWYQNGSAGYAERLSDVALNQFSVPVYDQIKVS from the coding sequence ATGCGCGGAGCCACCCACGCCACGTGGGCCGCATGTGCGGTGGCCGTCGCCCTCGCGGCGACGGCCTGCGGCGGCGGTAGCGACAGCGGCGGAGGCGGCGAGGCGGGAATCGTCAGCTCCTCGTGGGGCGACCCGCAGAACCCGCTGGAGCCCGCCAACACCAACGAGGTGCAGGGCGGCAAGGTGCTCGACATGCTCTTCCGGGGCCTCAAGCGCTACGACCCGAAGACGGGCGAGGCCCTCGACATGGTCGCCGAGAAGATCGAGACGACGGACAGTCAGAACTTCACCATCACACTGAAGGACGGCTGGAAGTTCAGCAACGACGAGCCGGTCACCGCGCAGTCCTTCGTCGACGCCTGGAACTACGGCGCCGACGTGCGCAACAAGCAGAACAACTCGCCGTTCTTCTCCGACATCGTCGGTTACGCGGACGTCCACCCCGCATCCGGTGAGCCCAAGGCCAAGACGATGTCCGGACTGGTCGTCAAGGACGCCAAGACCTTCACGGTCGCCCTGAAGAACAAGTTCTCCACCTGGCCCGAGACCCTCGGCTACCAGGCCTTCTCCCCCCTGCCCAAGGCCTTCTTCACCGACCACGCCGCCTGGCTGGACAAGCCCATCGGCAACGGCCCGTACACGGTGGACTCGTACACCAAGGGCACCGGCATGAAGCTGCGCAAGTGGGACACCTACCCCGGTCCGGACAAGGCGCAGAACGGCGGCGTGGACCTGAAGGTCTACACCGACAACAACACCGCCTACACCGACCTGATCTCCGGCAACCTCGACCTCGTCGACGACATCCCGGCGCAGCAGCTGAAGAACGTCAAGAACGACCTGGGCGACCGGTACATCAACCAGCCGGCCCTCATCATCCAGACCCTCACCTTCCCGCTGTACGACCCGCAGTGGAGCAAGGAGGGGATGGAGAACGTCCGGATCGGCATCTCGCGGGCCATCAACCGCGACGAGATCACCAAGCAGATCTTCCGCGAGACCCGCACCCCGGCCAAGGACTGGACCTCCCCGGCCCTCGGCGAGAAGGGCGGCTTCTCCTCCACGGTCTGCGGTGACGCCTGCGTCTACGACCCGGCCGCGGCCAAGAAGCTCATCACGGACGCAGGCGGACTCCCCGGCGGCAAGGTCACGCTGACCTCCAACGTGGACACCGGCTCGCACCGCGACTGGATGGACGCCGTCTGCAACAGCATCAACAACGCGCTGGGCGAGGGCCCGGTCTGCACGGTCAACCCGATCGGCACCTTCGCGGACTTCCGCAACCAGCAGAGCAGCTTCAAACTGACCGGCCCCTTCCGCTCCGGCTGGCAGGCCGACTACCCCCTGATCCAGAACTTCCTCCAGCCCCTCTACTACACCGGGGCCTCCTCCAACTACGGGAAGTTCAGCAACGCGGACTTCGACAAGCTCGTCGACGAGGCCAACCAGGAGAGCGACCAGGCCAAGGCCGTCGCGAAGTTCCAGGACTCCGAGAAGATCCTCGCCGCGCAGATGCCGGCCATCCCGCTCTGGTACCAGAACGGCAGCGCGGGCTACGCCGAGCGGCTCTCGGACGTGGCGCTCAACCAGTTCAGCGTCCCCGTGTACGACCAGATCAAGGTCAGCTGA
- a CDS encoding GNAT family N-acetyltransferase has product MTLTVRPAGPGDASDICALLNAVDVIEIGRPETDLGTVESDLNAPDVDLATDSWLAHQDGRLVAYALVWADSGPGRVDGDHYVLPGHDEAATSLLERMEARARELTGGQGVLRMQLNVKPTLDLSLLTGRGYRTIRRYQVMTRSLSPSADPAPVPPAGLTLRHCGDDEADRHRAHALIERTFAAHFGHVDRPYETWLDHMEGRTLDWSLVWIASLPGQGDVAVLLTRDDRTSMAWVSHLGVAKEVRGLGLGGFLLRHCFAVYAQRGRDCVGLGVDTHNETGALALYEAHGMGLHYAVDSWELSLHPQG; this is encoded by the coding sequence ATGACCCTCACCGTACGGCCCGCCGGGCCCGGGGACGCCTCCGACATCTGCGCCCTGCTCAATGCCGTCGACGTGATCGAGATCGGCCGCCCGGAGACCGATCTCGGCACCGTCGAGTCCGACCTCAACGCCCCGGACGTGGACCTGGCCACCGATTCCTGGCTCGCGCACCAGGACGGCCGGCTCGTCGCCTACGCCCTCGTCTGGGCGGACTCCGGCCCGGGCCGCGTCGACGGGGACCACTACGTACTGCCCGGCCACGACGAGGCCGCCACCTCGTTGCTGGAGCGCATGGAGGCCCGGGCCCGGGAGCTGACCGGTGGTCAGGGCGTGCTGAGGATGCAGCTCAACGTGAAGCCCACCCTCGACCTGTCCCTCCTGACCGGCCGCGGCTACCGCACCATCCGCCGCTACCAGGTCATGACCCGCTCCCTGTCCCCGTCCGCCGACCCGGCGCCGGTCCCGCCGGCCGGGCTCACCCTGCGCCACTGCGGCGACGACGAGGCCGACCGCCATCGGGCCCACGCCCTGATCGAGCGGACCTTCGCCGCACACTTCGGCCATGTGGACCGCCCGTACGAGACCTGGCTCGACCACATGGAGGGTCGCACGCTCGACTGGTCACTGGTGTGGATCGCGAGCCTGCCCGGCCAGGGCGACGTGGCCGTGCTGCTCACCCGGGACGACCGCACGAGCATGGCCTGGGTCAGCCACCTCGGCGTGGCGAAGGAGGTGCGGGGCCTCGGCCTCGGCGGTTTCCTGCTCCGCCACTGCTTCGCCGTCTACGCGCAGCGCGGCCGGGACTGCGTAGGCCTCGGCGTGGACACCCACAACGAGACCGGCGCGCTCGCGCTGTACGAGGCCCACGGCATGGGCCTGCACTACGCGGTCGACTCATGGGAGCTTTCATTGCACCCCCAGGGGTGA
- a CDS encoding ABC transporter ATP-binding protein, whose translation MAELTKNATEREPILQVRNLVKHFPLTQGILFKKQVGAVKAVDGVSFDLYQGETLGIVGESGCGKSTVAKLLMNLERATAGEVFYKGQDISKLSGRALKAVRRNIQMVFQDPYTSLNPRMTVGDIIGEPFEIHPEVAPKGNRRQKVQELLDVVGLNPEYINRYPHQFSGGQRQRIGIARGLALQPEIIICDEPVSALDVSVQAQVINLMEKLQNEFNLSYLFIAHDLSIVRHISDRVGVMYLGKMAEIGSDAEIYEHPTHPYTQALLSAVPVPDPDAREGRERIILTGDVPSPANPPSGCRFRTRCWKAQDKCSTEEPLLAIPERFKGVNTLAAHESACHFAEEKAILAV comes from the coding sequence ATGGCTGAGCTCACCAAGAACGCCACCGAGCGCGAGCCGATCCTCCAGGTCCGTAACCTGGTCAAGCACTTCCCGCTGACCCAGGGAATCCTGTTCAAGAAGCAGGTCGGCGCGGTCAAGGCGGTCGACGGGGTCTCCTTCGACCTCTACCAGGGCGAGACCCTCGGCATCGTCGGCGAGTCCGGCTGTGGCAAGTCCACGGTCGCCAAGCTCCTGATGAACCTGGAGCGCGCGACCGCCGGCGAGGTCTTCTACAAGGGCCAGGACATCAGCAAGCTGTCCGGCCGCGCGCTGAAGGCCGTGCGCCGCAACATCCAGATGGTCTTCCAGGACCCGTACACGTCGCTGAACCCGCGCATGACGGTCGGCGACATCATCGGGGAGCCTTTCGAGATCCACCCCGAGGTGGCTCCCAAGGGCAACCGCCGGCAGAAGGTCCAGGAGCTCCTGGACGTCGTCGGTCTGAACCCGGAGTACATCAACCGGTACCCGCACCAGTTCTCCGGCGGCCAGCGCCAGCGCATCGGCATCGCCCGTGGCCTCGCCCTGCAGCCGGAGATCATCATCTGCGACGAGCCGGTCTCCGCGCTCGACGTGTCGGTGCAGGCCCAGGTCATCAACCTGATGGAGAAGCTGCAGAACGAGTTCAACCTCTCGTACCTCTTCATCGCGCACGACCTCTCGATCGTCCGGCACATCTCGGACCGCGTGGGCGTCATGTACCTGGGCAAGATGGCCGAGATCGGCTCCGACGCCGAGATCTACGAGCACCCGACCCACCCGTACACCCAGGCGCTGCTGTCCGCCGTCCCGGTCCCGGACCCGGACGCGCGCGAGGGCCGCGAGCGGATCATCCTCACCGGTGACGTCCCGTCCCCGGCCAACCCGCCGTCGGGCTGCCGCTTCCGCACCCGCTGCTGGAAGGCCCAGGACAAGTGCTCCACCGAGGAGCCGCTGCTGGCGATCCCGGAGCGCTTCAAGGGTGTGAACACCCTGGCCGCGCACGAGTCCGCGTGCCACTTCGCCGAGGAGAAGGCCATCCTGGCCGTCTGA
- a CDS encoding ABC transporter ATP-binding protein: MPRDNISKQDEGGGVTTSEILSVAETGGGSAVPLLEVENLQVEFKTRDGVAKAVNGVSYSVSAGETLAVLGESGSGKSVTAQAIMGILDSPPGRVSGGEVRFHGKDILKMSDEERRKLRGDKMAMIFQDALSSLNPVYSVGDQLGEMFRVHRGMSKKDSKVKAVELMDRVKIPAAKARVGDYPHQFSGGMRQRIMIAMALALEPDLIIADEPTTALDVTVQAQVMDLLAELQREMNMGLILITHDLGVVADVADKIAVMYAGRIVETAPVHEIYKRPSHPYTRGLLDSIPRLDQKGQELYAIKGLPPNLLRIPTGCAFSPRCPKAQDICRTEIPVLHPVTEQDGTELPGRGSACHFWKDQIHG, encoded by the coding sequence ATGCCCCGAGACAACATCAGCAAGCAGGACGAAGGTGGCGGCGTGACCACGTCGGAGATTCTCAGCGTTGCGGAGACGGGCGGCGGATCCGCCGTGCCGCTGCTGGAGGTGGAAAACCTCCAGGTCGAGTTCAAGACCCGTGACGGGGTCGCCAAGGCCGTCAACGGCGTGAGCTACAGCGTCAGCGCCGGCGAGACCCTCGCCGTGCTCGGCGAGTCCGGCTCCGGCAAGTCCGTCACCGCTCAGGCGATCATGGGCATCCTCGACAGCCCGCCCGGACGGGTGTCCGGCGGCGAGGTGCGCTTCCACGGCAAGGACATCCTCAAGATGTCCGACGAGGAGCGCCGCAAGCTCCGCGGCGACAAGATGGCGATGATCTTCCAGGACGCGCTGTCCTCCCTGAACCCGGTCTACTCGGTGGGCGACCAGCTCGGCGAGATGTTCCGGGTCCACCGGGGCATGTCCAAGAAGGACTCGAAGGTCAAGGCCGTCGAGCTCATGGACCGCGTGAAGATCCCCGCCGCCAAGGCGCGCGTGGGTGACTACCCGCACCAGTTCTCCGGCGGTATGCGCCAGCGCATCATGATCGCCATGGCGCTGGCCCTGGAGCCCGACCTGATCATCGCGGACGAGCCGACCACGGCCCTCGACGTGACGGTCCAGGCGCAGGTCATGGACCTGCTCGCGGAGCTCCAGCGCGAGATGAACATGGGCCTGATCCTGATCACCCACGACCTCGGCGTCGTCGCCGACGTCGCGGACAAGATCGCGGTCATGTACGCGGGCCGGATCGTCGAGACCGCTCCGGTCCACGAGATCTACAAGCGCCCGTCCCACCCGTACACCCGTGGCCTGCTGGACTCGATCCCGCGCCTGGACCAGAAGGGCCAGGAGCTCTACGCGATCAAGGGTCTGCCGCCCAACCTGCTCCGCATTCCCACCGGTTGCGCCTTCAGCCCCCGCTGCCCCAAGGCGCAGGACATCTGCCGCACCGAGATCCCGGTGCTGCACCCGGTCACCGAGCAGGACGGCACCGAACTGCCCGGCCGCGGCAGCGCGTGCCACTTCTGGAAGGACCAGATCCATGGCTGA
- a CDS encoding ABC transporter permease: MSELATSPAIGDENPASSVSVKAEPAPKQLSQWGEIRHRFVQNKLAVVGLAIIVLLFLTAIFGDMLAPFDPGAQDLENTLAAPNATHWMGTDALGRDMFSRLIAGTRVAMFVGLASIFFAVLIGVVLGAIAGYFPGFADTLVMRVADVFLAFPLMIGAIVIILVTGRGITPVIISLAIFSWATVARLLRSSILSVREMDYVHAAKALGASGWRIVRTHILPNSLTAVLVYATFNVGTTIIGVAALSFLGAGVPVDVPEWGNMLAAGQGFIGVNDYLWYFPSLFVVVTVLGFAFVGDGLRDALDPKLR; this comes from the coding sequence ATGTCTGAGCTCGCAACGAGCCCGGCGATCGGGGACGAGAACCCCGCGTCGTCCGTTTCGGTCAAGGCCGAACCCGCCCCCAAACAACTGAGCCAGTGGGGCGAGATCCGCCACCGCTTCGTTCAGAACAAGCTGGCCGTCGTCGGCCTCGCGATCATCGTTCTGCTGTTCCTGACCGCCATCTTCGGGGACATGCTCGCCCCGTTCGACCCCGGCGCACAGGACCTCGAGAACACCCTCGCGGCGCCCAACGCCACCCACTGGATGGGTACCGACGCCCTGGGCCGCGACATGTTCTCGCGTCTCATAGCCGGTACCCGCGTGGCCATGTTCGTCGGCCTCGCCTCGATCTTCTTCGCCGTGCTGATCGGTGTCGTCCTCGGCGCCATCGCCGGCTACTTCCCCGGCTTCGCCGACACGCTGGTCATGCGCGTCGCGGACGTGTTCCTCGCGTTCCCGCTGATGATCGGTGCCATCGTCATCATCCTGGTCACCGGCCGTGGCATCACGCCGGTGATCATCTCGCTCGCGATCTTCTCGTGGGCCACCGTGGCCAGGCTCCTGCGCAGCTCGATCCTGTCCGTGCGCGAGATGGACTACGTCCACGCCGCCAAGGCGCTCGGCGCGAGCGGCTGGCGCATCGTGCGCACGCACATCCTGCCCAACTCGCTGACCGCCGTTCTGGTCTACGCGACCTTCAACGTCGGCACCACGATCATCGGTGTGGCGGCGCTGTCCTTCCTCGGCGCCGGTGTCCCCGTCGACGTCCCCGAGTGGGGCAACATGCTCGCGGCCGGCCAGGGCTTCATCGGGGTCAACGACTACCTGTGGTACTTCCCCAGCCTCTTCGTCGTCGTCACCGTGCTCGGCTTCGCCTTCGTCGGCGACGGCCTGCGTGACGCACTCGACCCGAAGCTCCGGTAG
- a CDS encoding ABC transporter permease, whose amino-acid sequence MGRYVARRLGQMVIVLIGATMVLFACLFVLPGDPVGSIAGSDKARDPAVVAELKARYGLDKSLPEQYVNYVAKVATGDLGEDFIQRREVSEILGPKLQNTAKLALLAIVLITVFGMGVGIIAALYRYSILDMTTTFFTTMAVGFPTFVIGMLLKKYFAVELGWFPPIGGDQLNGMILPAVTLAITDIAFVARLTRGTMLEVLRADYVKTAVAKGLPRRRVLFKHVLRNSSIPVVTYLGISFGGLLGGALITEAIFNWDGVGLALVQAIQQQNNPIVIGVVTYSVAIFVVLSLIVDLLYAALDPRIRLS is encoded by the coding sequence ATGGGAAGGTACGTCGCCCGTCGCCTCGGGCAGATGGTCATAGTCCTCATCGGCGCGACCATGGTTCTGTTCGCGTGTCTGTTCGTTCTCCCCGGTGATCCCGTGGGTTCGATCGCGGGCAGCGACAAGGCACGCGACCCCGCAGTGGTCGCGGAACTGAAGGCGCGTTACGGGCTCGACAAGTCGCTGCCCGAGCAGTACGTGAACTATGTCGCGAAGGTCGCGACCGGAGACCTCGGTGAGGACTTCATCCAGCGGCGCGAGGTCTCCGAGATCCTCGGCCCGAAGCTGCAGAACACCGCGAAGCTGGCCCTGCTGGCCATCGTTCTCATCACGGTGTTCGGTATGGGCGTGGGCATCATCGCCGCGCTCTACAGATACAGCATCCTGGACATGACCACGACATTCTTTACGACGATGGCGGTCGGTTTCCCGACCTTCGTCATCGGCATGCTGCTCAAGAAGTACTTTGCCGTGGAACTCGGTTGGTTCCCACCGATCGGTGGTGATCAGCTCAACGGCATGATCCTTCCCGCGGTCACCCTCGCCATCACCGACATCGCCTTCGTGGCCCGCCTCACCCGCGGCACGATGCTCGAGGTGCTGCGCGCGGACTACGTGAAGACGGCCGTGGCCAAGGGACTTCCGCGCCGGCGCGTGCTGTTCAAGCACGTCCTCCGCAACTCGTCCATCCCCGTGGTCACCTACCTGGGTATCTCGTTCGGCGGACTCCTCGGCGGTGCGCTCATCACCGAGGCGATCTTCAACTGGGACGGCGTCGGTCTGGCGCTGGTTCAGGCGATTCAGCAGCAGAACAACCCGATTGTGATCGGCGTGGTGACCTACAGCGTCGCCATCTTCGTCGTCCTCAGCCTCATCGTGGACCTGCTGTACGCGGCCCTCGACCCGCGTATCCGCCTCAGCTGA
- a CDS encoding peptide ABC transporter substrate-binding protein: protein MRGAKSAKWVVGAVVVALAATACGGGDGDSKDKGSANGGVFRLGSTEPDTIDPGRAHESTGVLLANALFTGLYGNTPDGLAEPQLAESATSDEGCTSWTFKIKPDTKFSNGEVVDAESFARGWARAAHKAAASDVAYHFAGIKGYEQLQDGSAKTFSGVTTPDPTTIKVDLSKADCEFVLKTAHNAYSPVPKVAKVGEEDKAFGEAPIGNGPFKMDGSWEHNKAINLVRNDDYSLQKASLGKVQVTLLNDKTAQQLEYDGFQAGTFDYAHIPTPMLKTAEAKYKPQNKWFAKDTNGMNFVLPIGDNGPTNNKDARLAISYAIDRQAIAKGVFQGYQTPSTTIVPPAFPKAYQKDLCVSCVKQDVAKAKEYAEKGGLKPGTEIKFSFNTGAGHEEWVQAIAKQLEDVLGVKVKLDGKDFPGMLKEQQGGSATGIYRFAWGADYPTPENFLFPLLHSASMNKDAEGNVTGDNRVRYNNPEFDKLIDTARATKDEAARIAMYKQAEKMAMDDMALIPTFNRSQFRLMATDKFNGLDDINFNEDPILEKISLKK, encoded by the coding sequence ATGCGCGGTGCCAAGAGCGCCAAGTGGGTCGTGGGCGCGGTTGTCGTCGCCCTGGCCGCTACCGCCTGTGGCGGCGGTGACGGTGACAGCAAGGACAAGGGCAGCGCCAACGGTGGCGTGTTCCGTCTCGGTAGCACCGAGCCGGACACCATCGACCCGGGGCGTGCCCACGAGTCCACCGGCGTCCTGCTGGCCAACGCCCTGTTCACCGGCCTGTACGGCAACACGCCGGACGGCCTGGCCGAGCCGCAGCTCGCCGAGTCGGCGACCTCGGACGAGGGTTGCACGTCCTGGACCTTCAAGATCAAGCCCGACACCAAGTTCTCCAACGGCGAGGTCGTCGACGCCGAGTCGTTCGCCCGTGGTTGGGCCCGTGCCGCGCACAAGGCCGCCGCGTCCGACGTGGCGTACCACTTCGCCGGCATCAAGGGTTACGAGCAGCTGCAGGACGGCTCCGCCAAGACCTTCTCCGGTGTCACCACGCCGGACCCGACCACCATCAAGGTGGACCTGTCCAAGGCGGACTGCGAGTTCGTCCTGAAGACGGCGCACAACGCCTACAGCCCGGTCCCGAAGGTCGCCAAGGTCGGCGAAGAGGACAAGGCGTTCGGCGAGGCCCCCATCGGTAACGGTCCGTTCAAGATGGACGGTTCGTGGGAGCACAACAAGGCGATCAACCTCGTCCGCAACGACGACTACTCGCTGCAGAAGGCCTCCCTCGGGAAGGTCCAGGTCACGCTGCTCAACGACAAGACCGCGCAGCAGCTCGAGTACGACGGCTTCCAGGCCGGCACCTTCGACTACGCGCACATCCCGACGCCGATGCTGAAGACGGCCGAGGCGAAGTACAAGCCGCAGAACAAGTGGTTCGCCAAGGACACCAACGGCATGAACTTCGTTCTGCCGATCGGTGACAACGGTCCGACCAACAACAAGGACGCCCGTCTGGCGATCTCCTACGCGATCGACCGTCAGGCCATCGCCAAGGGTGTCTTCCAGGGCTACCAGACCCCGTCGACGACCATCGTGCCGCCGGCGTTCCCGAAGGCGTACCAGAAGGACCTGTGCGTCTCCTGCGTCAAGCAGGACGTCGCCAAGGCCAAGGAGTACGCCGAGAAGGGCGGCCTGAAGCCGGGTACCGAGATCAAGTTCAGCTTCAACACCGGTGCGGGCCACGAAGAGTGGGTCCAGGCCATCGCGAAGCAGCTCGAGGACGTCCTCGGCGTCAAGGTCAAGCTGGACGGCAAGGACTTCCCGGGCATGCTCAAGGAGCAGCAGGGCGGCAGCGCCACCGGCATCTACCGCTTCGCGTGGGGCGCGGACTACCCGACCCCGGAGAACTTCCTGTTCCCGCTGCTGCACTCGGCCTCGATGAACAAGGACGCCGAGGGCAACGTGACCGGTGACAACCGCGTCCGTTACAACAACCCCGAGTTCGACAAGCTGATCGACACGGCTCGCGCCACCAAGGACGAGGCCGCTCGCATCGCGATGTACAAGCAGGCCGAGAAGATGGCCATGGACGACATGGCGCTCATCCCGACCTTCAACCGTTCCCAGTTCCGCCTGATGGCGACCGACAAGTTCAACGGTCTGGACGACATCAACTTCAACGAGGACCCGATCCTCGAGAAGATCTCGCTCAAGAAGTAA
- the typA gene encoding translational GTPase TypA: protein MPTRHDIRNVAIVAHVDHGKTTIVDAMLKQAGAFAAHQHLDDRMMDSNDLEREKGITILAKNTAVKYHPKDGGAPITINIIDTPGHADFGGEVERGLSMVDAVVLLVDASEGPLPQTRFVLRKALQAKMPVILCINKTDRPDSRIDAVVNETYDLFLDLDADEDQIEFPIVYACGRDGVASLTKPEDGTVPADSDSLEPFFSTILEHVPAPVYDEEAPLQAHVTNLDADNFLGRIALLRVEQGELRKGQTVTWIKRDGTQSNVRITELMMTEALTRKPAEVAGPGDICAVAGIPDIMIGETLADPENPIALPLISVDEPAISMTIGTNTSPMVGRGGSGKGADAKSAVKDRKVTARQVKDRLDRELIGNVSLRVLETERPDAWEVQGRGELALAILVEQMRREGFELTIGKPQVVTQEIDGKVHEPVERMTIDVPEEHMGAVTQLMGVRKGRMDNMSNHGSGWVRMEFVVPSRGLIGFRTEFLTGTRGTGIAHSIHEGHEPWFGQLVTRNNGSLVADRAGSVTPFAMINLQERGVLFTDPGTEVYEGMIVGENSRSDDMDVNITKEKKLTNMRAASADNTENVVPPRKLSLEQSLEFCRDDECVEVTPEAVRIRKVVLDQKDRSRTASRAKSAK from the coding sequence GTGCCCACGCGCCACGACATCCGTAACGTCGCCATCGTCGCCCACGTCGACCATGGCAAGACGACCATCGTCGATGCCATGCTCAAGCAGGCCGGTGCCTTCGCCGCCCACCAGCACCTCGACGACCGCATGATGGACTCGAACGACCTGGAGCGTGAGAAGGGCATCACGATCCTCGCCAAGAACACGGCGGTGAAGTATCACCCCAAGGACGGCGGGGCCCCGATCACGATCAACATCATCGACACCCCCGGCCACGCCGACTTCGGTGGTGAGGTCGAGCGCGGTCTGTCGATGGTGGACGCCGTCGTTCTGCTGGTGGACGCCTCCGAGGGTCCGCTGCCCCAGACCCGCTTCGTCCTGCGCAAGGCCCTGCAGGCGAAGATGCCGGTCATCCTCTGCATCAACAAGACCGACCGCCCGGACTCCCGGATCGACGCCGTCGTCAACGAGACGTACGACCTCTTCCTGGACCTGGACGCGGACGAGGACCAGATCGAGTTCCCGATCGTCTACGCCTGCGGCCGTGACGGCGTGGCCTCGCTGACCAAGCCCGAGGACGGCACCGTCCCCGCGGACAGCGACAGCCTGGAGCCGTTCTTCTCCACCATCCTGGAGCACGTCCCCGCGCCGGTGTACGACGAGGAGGCCCCCCTCCAGGCCCACGTCACCAACCTGGACGCCGACAACTTCCTCGGCCGTATCGCGCTCCTGCGCGTCGAGCAGGGCGAGCTGCGCAAGGGCCAGACCGTCACCTGGATCAAGCGTGACGGCACCCAGTCGAACGTGCGCATCACCGAGCTGATGATGACCGAGGCGCTCACCCGCAAGCCGGCCGAGGTGGCGGGCCCGGGTGACATCTGTGCGGTCGCCGGTATCCCCGACATCATGATCGGTGAGACCCTGGCCGACCCGGAGAACCCGATCGCGCTTCCGCTGATCTCGGTCGACGAGCCGGCGATCTCCATGACCATCGGTACGAACACCTCCCCGATGGTCGGCCGTGGCGGCAGCGGCAAGGGCGCGGACGCCAAGTCCGCGGTCAAGGACCGCAAGGTCACCGCGCGTCAGGTCAAGGACCGTCTGGACCGCGAGCTGATCGGTAACGTCTCGCTCCGCGTGCTGGAGACCGAGCGTCCGGACGCCTGGGAGGTGCAGGGCCGTGGTGAGCTCGCGCTCGCCATCCTGGTCGAGCAGATGCGCCGCGAGGGCTTCGAGCTGACCATCGGCAAGCCGCAGGTGGTCACGCAGGAGATCGACGGCAAGGTGCACGAGCCGGTCGAGCGCATGACGATCGACGTCCCCGAGGAGCACATGGGCGCCGTCACGCAGCTCATGGGCGTCCGCAAGGGCCGCATGGACAACATGTCGAACCACGGCTCCGGCTGGGTCCGCATGGAGTTCGTCGTCCCGTCGCGCGGTCTCATCGGCTTCCGTACGGAGTTCCTGACCGGTACGCGCGGCACGGGCATCGCCCACTCGATCCACGAGGGCCACGAGCCGTGGTTCGGCCAGCTGGTGACCCGTAACAACGGTTCGCTGGTCGCCGACCGCGCCGGCTCCGTGACGCCGTTCGCGATGATCAACCTGCAGGAGCGCGGCGTCCTGTTCACCGACCCCGGCACCGAGGTGTACGAGGGCATGATCGTCGGCGAGAACTCGCGCTCCGACGACATGGACGTGAACATCACCAAGGAGAAGAAGCTCACCAACATGCGTGCGGCTTCCGCGGACAACACGGAGAACGTGGTGCCCCCGCGCAAGCTCTCCCTGGAGCAGTCCCTGGAGTTCTGCCGCGACGACGAGTGCGTCGAGGTGACCCCGGAGGCCGTCCGCATCCGCAAGGTCGTCCTGGACCAGAAGGACCGTTCGCGCACCGCGTCGCGCGCCAAGTCCGCCAAGTAA